TTCATTTCGAACCCTGCATTCAAGACATTGGACGTTGAGGGTGAATTTGAGATTTTCAGTGAATGCAATGCTGCATCCTGGGAGGGTAACAACAACTCCCCATCGTTGAAGAATCCACGTCAGTTGCCAGCTCATCTGGCACGGCTGTGTGAAGGGGATGTGCTGGCCGCTGATGAGGAACAAGCGCTGTTCCGTCGCATGAATTTTCTCAAGTACAAAGCAAATGTCCTACGGTCTCAATTAAATCCGGAGACGTGCAGCGATCAGGAACTGGATACGATTGAGTTGTTTTTAGACGAAGCATTGCGAGCTCGGAATCAGATCTTTCGCAGCAATATGCGACTGGTTGTTTCGATCATCAAAAAGTGCGTCACACCTCATGTCACTTTTGATGATCTGCTGAGCGATGGTATCTGGACCTTGATGAAAGCGGTTGACAAATTCGATTATGACAGAGGCTTTCGATTCAGTACCTATGCGTATCGCGCGATTACAAACTATGCCTATCGCAAAATTGCCGATCAGAGAAAAGAACGCTCACGATACCTGCAGGCCAAGCAAGAGCAGCCATTAGAAGAAGTCAGCGAGGAAAAGCGGCCTGAGATGGATGAGCAGACCTGGTTGGAATTGTCTGAGTTACTCGACCAGAAGATCGAAAATCTGGATCAGCGCGAGCAACTGATTGTCCGCGCCCGTTATGCACTGGGAAGGAGCTCCAAAGTGCAGACATTTCAGAAGCTGGCCGATCAGTTGGGAGTTTCTAAGGAACGCGTTCGGCAGTTAGAACAGCGGGCCGTGGCAAAGTTACGAGCGATGTCTGAGGAA
This window of the Gimesia fumaroli genome carries:
- a CDS encoding sigma-70 family RNA polymerase sigma factor, translating into MIACSSLLEARQEKATRRRAERLLQTEIDFISNPAFKTLDVEGEFEIFSECNAASWEGNNNSPSLKNPRQLPAHLARLCEGDVLAADEEQALFRRMNFLKYKANVLRSQLNPETCSDQELDTIELFLDEALRARNQIFRSNMRLVVSIIKKCVTPHVTFDDLLSDGIWTLMKAVDKFDYDRGFRFSTYAYRAITNYAYRKIADQRKERSRYLQAKQEQPLEEVSEEKRPEMDEQTWLELSELLDQKIENLDQREQLIVRARYALGRSSKVQTFQKLADQLGVSKERVRQLEQRAVAKLRAMSEETRLDQIHELVG